GAATATTATAATTCTTTTAAGCATGATCTCTAAAAATTGGTTTTTGTCTTTGATTGAATCTTCTGACTTCAAAGTGTAAATGATTTCCTGTTGCTCTTCCGGTTTGTCCGACTTCTCCGATCTTTTGACCTTTACGTACTTTTTCGCCCGGACGAACAGATATAGAACTTAGATGTCCGTATAAAGTTTCGTATCCTAGTTTATGACCTAGTATGATCAAATTTCCATAACCTCCTTTTTTATCGGAGAAAGAAACTTCTCCGTCAGCGGAAGCATAAACCGGAGTTCCTTCTTCTGCCGCCATGTCCAATCCACCGTGAAAGGTTTCTTTTCTAGTAAATGGATCTTTCCTTTTTCCGAAACGAGAAGAGATAATTCCTTCGTCTCCTAATGGGCGATAAAATGCCACTCCGTAAAAAAAAGATCTTTCTTCTTTGGGAAGTCCTTTTCCTGGGATAAACCAAAGTTTTTTATCTTCATCAAAAGAAATGAACTTCTCCGCAAGTTTGTATTTTTTGGAAAGTTTTTTCCGAACTAAAAGAGAGTTTTCTGTTTCATTCGAATCATAAATGCCGCGCATATTAGGAATCAAAAGTTCCATTCCGGTATAAATATCATAAGGTGAAGCGAGGCTATTTACCGATGAAATCGTATCTATATCCATTCCGGTTCTAGCCATGATTTTAAAGAAGTTGTCTTCTTTTTTTACGACGTATCTATAAAATTCGAGAGAAGTTAATTCTGATCTTTCTAAATTGGAAATAGAAATTTTCAGATTATTTTTAATGTCTTCCCTAAGTCGTTTTACGGATTGATTGTTATAGTCTAAGTTTTTCAAAAGTTCCGATTTTTGACTGGAATCGATTCGATTGTTAAAAAAAAGAACCGTGAAAAGAAATAGTACGATTTCAATTGGATACCTGAGAGAAGGTTTCATGGTCTTATACGTGTAGAATCGGCTGATTCTAAAAAAACAATGACGCAAAAAAAGAGACAGAAATGCTTGTAACCGAGACTCCCGATCCAATGGAATCCTTAGAAAATATTGGCAATTCGCAAAAGAAACCTTTCGAACCGATTTTAATCGCCTTTCAACAACTTCTCGTTTTGATTCTTGGAACGTATGTGTTCCTTCCTTTAATTGCAACTTCGATCGTCATTACCGTTTTAGTTTCGAAAGAATTACCGGATGATTTTCCTTACTTGGATGGTGAGACAAGAGCTGAGATTTATAAAGAGAAGATCGAAAAACTTCAGAAAGAAATTCAAACCAATACTAAACAAATTCATCAGAGTTATATAAAAGTGATGGTAAAGGAAAAACCGTGGCTTTTG
Above is a window of Leptospira kirschneri serovar Cynopteri str. 3522 CT DNA encoding:
- a CDS encoding LysM peptidoglycan-binding domain-containing M23 family metallopeptidase, whose product is MKPSLRYPIEIVLFLFTVLFFNNRIDSSQKSELLKNLDYNNQSVKRLREDIKNNLKISISNLERSELTSLEFYRYVVKKEDNFFKIMARTGMDIDTISSVNSLASPYDIYTGMELLIPNMRGIYDSNETENSLLVRKKLSKKYKLAEKFISFDEDKKLWFIPGKGLPKEERSFFYGVAFYRPLGDEGIISSRFGKRKDPFTRKETFHGGLDMAAEEGTPVYASADGEVSFSDKKGGYGNLIILGHKLGYETLYGHLSSISVRPGEKVRKGQKIGEVGQTGRATGNHLHFEVRRFNQRQKPIFRDHA